One region of Eleutherodactylus coqui strain aEleCoq1 chromosome 5, aEleCoq1.hap1, whole genome shotgun sequence genomic DNA includes:
- the LOC136628736 gene encoding zinc finger protein OZF-like, translated as MPDIHVYELLYQDEDLTDINTMETDVRGDQRCKEEIPTGNRSDDGNGSSKGHLISADFEADDDSRQDRYEEPAIIPDIPLALHNKNPSSDLHIQVTSSNESQTDKQKKSHSTQEHHKAHRGEKPYSCSECGKCFSLKSNLFQHQKTHTDEKQFSCSECGKCFSNKSYLTRHQKIHTGEKPFSCSECGMCFSLKSYLVNHQRTHTGVKPFSCRDCDKCFTNKANFVTHQRSHTGEKPFSCSECGKCYYMKSHLVLHQKVHTGEKPFSCSECGKCFTNTSNLVVHRRIHTGEKPFLCSECGKCFSTKSQLVIHRRIHTGEKPFSCRECDKCFTNKANCVAHQRRHTGEKPFLCSECGKCFSNKSHLIKHQRIHTGEKPF; from the exons atgccggatatacatgtgtatgag cttttgtatcaggatgaagatctgaccgataTTAATACTATGGAGACagatgtgaggggggatcagcgaTGTAAAGaagagattcctacaggtaaccgctcAG atgacggtaaCGGGAGCTCAAAGGGacatctgatatctgcagattttgaagcagatGATGATAGTAGACAAGATagatatgaagaacctgccatcaTCCCAGATATCCCTTTAGCCCTTCACAACAAGAATCCATCATCTGATCTTCATATACAGGTTACATCTTCTAATGAATCACAGACTgataagcaaaagaaaagtcacagtACACAAGAACATCATAAAGCTCacagaggagagaagccatattcatgttcagaatgtgggaaatgtttttcactGAAATCAAATCTTTTTCagcatcagaaaactcacacagatGAGAagcaattttcatgttcagaatgtgggaagtgtttttcaAATAAATCATATCTTActagacatcagaaaattcatacaggggagaagccattttcatgttcagaatgtgggatgtGTTTTTCACTTAAGTCATATCTTGTCaatcatcagagaactcacacaggggtgaagccattttcatgtagaGACTGTGACAAATGTTTTACTAACAAAGCAAattttgttacacatcagagaagtcacacaggagagaagccattttcatgttcagaatgtgggaaatgttattatatgaaatcacatcttgttttacatcaaaaagttcacacgggggagaagccattttcatgttcagaatgtgggaaatgttttacaaatacATCAAATCTTGTTGTACAtcgaagaattcacacaggagagaagccattcttatgttcagaatgtgggaagtgtttttcaACTAAATCACAACTTGTTATACAtcgaagaattcacacaggagagaagccattttcatgtagaGAATGTGACAAATGTTTTACTAACAAAGCAAATTGTGTTGCACATCAGAgacgtcacacaggagagaagccattcttatgttcagaatgtgggaaatgttttagtaaTAAATCACATCTTatcaaacatcagagaattcacacaggggagaaaccattttaa